GAAATTCCTTGAAAACTACTGCCCAAAGCCTTCTGAACTTCATCTTCTATGCCTTCTCCCTGATCAGAGACACAAAAACGTCCTCTAAGGACGGCACGATCTTTTGTAACCTTATCACCTCAATTTTATTCTCATCTAAGATCTGTGAAACTAAAGCAGAGGCTTCCTCTTCCCTGGTAAAAGGGATAAGGATGTGGATCTTCATTCCAAAAAGGGAGGCTTCGATGACCCTTTTGTCTTTTTGCAGAGAATCTAAAGCCTCGATTGGATTTTTGCATTCCACTTCCCAGACCGAGCCGGATATCGATTTGCCCTTTAGTTCCTCCGGAGTTCCCAAGCGAACTAATTTTCCCCTGAAAATGAGGGCTAACCTGTGACAGTACTCAGCTTCATCCATATAATGAGTGGTGACGAAAACCGTGGTGCCTTTATCTGAGATGGAATAGATTAAATCCCAGAAATTACGTCTTGATATCGGGTCTACTCCGGAGGTTGGCTCATCCAGGAAAAGGACTGGGGGCTCGTGCAGGAAAGCACATCCTAAAGCCAGCCTCTGCTTCCAGCCCAGGGCTAAATCCGCAGTCCTTCTGTTCCTTTTATCCTCCAGATCTGCCATTTTCAGAACCCATTCCTTTCTTTCTTTTTTCTTTTCCTTTTTGACTTTGTAGATTCCGCTGTAGAAATCTATGTTCTGCTCCACTGTCAGGTCATCGTACAAGGAGAATTTCTGCGACATATAGCCGATATTCTCTTTGATTTTCTCTGATTGAGTAAAGACATCGTATTCTCCAACCCTCCCCTTACCTGAAGTAGGAGTTAAAAGCCCGCACAGTATCTTTATGGTAGTAGTTTTTCCAGCCCCATTTGGACCTAAGAACCCAAAAACCTCCCCCTTCTTGATCTGAAAACTGATATTAGCCACTGCAGTGAAATCACCGAACCTCTTGACCAGGTTTTCCACTTCAACTGCAATCTGATTCGTGCTCATTCAGCACCCTTTACTTTATCCTGTGACTGTGTCCCCAGACCGGAGGCCGCAGACTTTGG
This sequence is a window from Candidatus Zixiibacteriota bacterium. Protein-coding genes within it:
- a CDS encoding ABC transporter ATP-binding protein — its product is MSTNQIAVEVENLVKRFGDFTAVANISFQIKKGEVFGFLGPNGAGKTTTIKILCGLLTPTSGKGRVGEYDVFTQSEKIKENIGYMSQKFSLYDDLTVEQNIDFYSGIYKVKKEKKKERKEWVLKMADLEDKRNRRTADLALGWKQRLALGCAFLHEPPVLFLDEPTSGVDPISRRNFWDLIYSISDKGTTVFVTTHYMDEAEYCHRLALIFRGKLVRLGTPEELKGKSISGSVWEVECKNPIEALDSLQKDKRVIEASLFGMKIHILIPFTREEEASALVSQILDENKIEVIRLQKIVPSLEDVFVSLIREKA